The genomic DNA TCGACTAACTCCCGCATTACAGTAATTGATTGTGAAAATCTCGCTGGCGGAATTCAGGTGGGTCCGAATGCCAATGCGACACATATTTCTGGTGTCACAATACGGAATGGAAGCAGATTTAATGGGGGTGGCATAATCGCTACAAGCTCCTGCAATGTGACTAACTGCAGAATTCATGACTGCATAGCAACTGATGGTTCAAATGGCGGTGGCATATATGCATCATATACATCGTTGACGATAACGAAGTGCGTGATCTACAACTGCAGTGCGGATAACGGCGGAGGCGTCTTTCATCATGTGCCGACACATGAATCACAAAATCCTTGGTACGATATAGAAGTATCCAGATCTACAATATGCAACAATACTGGCAGACTGGTCAATACGGTTGGAGGAGTGAAATTTGATTATGCTTCAATCTTGCATGAGCATTCAAACATATTTTGGGGAAATACTGGTACTGAAGGAACTGTGTCTTCAAGTCAAATTTGGGGCAACGGCCCCAACTACCATGGGTGGAGTGACATTCAAGGATGGACGAGCGGAGTAAACGGATTGATCAACGAGGACCCGCAATTCTTGCTTGAAACTGAAGGTGATTTTCGTCTTGCCAGTACTTCGCCGTGTATCGACGCAGGACAAACAGGTTTGTTGGATCCAGATGGAGCACAAATCGAGATGGGGGCAGAGCAGTATTGCGAATCGTCAAGTCTGGCGTTCACTACACCGGAATTGATCACTACAGAACCAGGACAGGGTGCAGACTTCCAGCTAGATCTTTGGGCAACGTGTAGGCTTGTAGATGTCGACAGTCTCACAATCTCCGGTTCATCATTCTACCTTTCCAGTGGGCTATCTGTGGTTCAGCCGATGGTGTCGAACTATGTAGGTTTAGTATTCGCGCCTATAGTGCAAGGGGTTCACCGAGATACCTTGCATGTTTGGGCAGATACAGACTCAAGTAATACAGACAATCCTAGACACCATACAATTCCATTGGTCGGTGAAGCGGGCCCCATCCCCTTACCCGTTATGGATCTGTCAATCAGCATCCTTCCGGATGATTCCGCACGACTTGAATGGTCTCCTGTTACCGAAACCATCTATGGCAATCCGGTTGTACCTGACTACTACTTGATCTTCTACAACGAGCTTGATCCCCAGGTTGAGGCCTATTGGTACTACCAAGGGGCAACTGAAACACCAGGATACACGCACTTCCTTGTGACCCGCTTCCGAAGTCTGATGAGTTATCGTGTGGTTGCTTGGAAGGGGATCAATCCTGGATTGCTTGGATTTTTGCCTGGTGATCCAATCAACAGACTTTATGACTTGTCGACACAACACAACTAGGAAGAAATCATGGATAGCGAGATAAATTCTTTCACTTTTGGCTTGTTGTGCCTTTTCGTGCATTCCATCGCATTTGCACAAATACTTCGGCCAATTCACTTCTATGACTTCGACAATGGATTGGTCGAAGACCAAGTTGGTCAAGAAGATGGGACATTACTGAATGGCGCAGGTATCGTTGGTGGTCAACTCGTATTGGATGGCGTTGACGATTATGTAGAATTTGCAGAACACTTGATCCCAACCCAAGGTGATTTCACTGTATCTATGTTTGTACTGCAGGCCAATCTCCAAACATCAAATGCTGAATTCATTTCACAAGGCCAGGCCGGTGAGTTTGTTCCGTTCTATATTGGCCATCAGCATCAAAGATTGATTCGTGTTGGTGATGACTGGCAAAATAGCGGTACTCTGTTTCCCAACGACAATGCAATGCACCATGTGGCAGTAGTTAGAAGTGCAGCAGATACGAAGTTGTACTTGGATAGATCCTTTGTTTCATCTCGTGGACAGGCAATCTTGTTCTCTGCAGGAGGAACATTTACGCGAATCGGTCGGCAATATGATGGAATGGGTGAACACTTTGATGGTTTGATTGATGAAGTTGCAATTTTTGAC from Candidatus Delongbacteria bacterium includes the following:
- a CDS encoding fibronectin type III domain-containing protein → MIYNCSADNGGGVFHHVPTHESQNPWYDIEVSRSTICNNTGRLVNTVGGVKFDYASILHEHSNIFWGNTGTEGTVSSSQIWGNGPNYHGWSDIQGWTSGVNGLINEDPQFLLETEGDFRLASTSPCIDAGQTGLLDPDGAQIEMGAEQYCESSSLAFTTPELITTEPGQGADFQLDLWATCRLVDVDSLTISGSSFYLSSGLSVVQPMVSNYVGLVFAPIVQGVHRDTLHVWADTDSSNTDNPRHHTIPLVGEAGPIPLPVMDLSISILPDDSARLEWSPVTETIYGNPVVPDYYLIFYNELDPQVEAYWYYQGATETPGYTHFLVTRFRSLMSYRVVAWKGINPGLLGFLPGDPINRLYDLSTQHN